Genomic window (Fibrobacter sp. UBA4297):
GCTCAAACTTGCATTTTCGGGCGATAAGCGCTTATTCCTTTCTGATTTGGAAATCCAGCAGGGCGATTATCGCGGCTCGTACGTGTTCTTGATGAGCCTCAAGGAAAAATTCCCGGAAATCAATTTCCGTTTGCTCACGGGGGCCGATACTTACGAAGGCATTCCGCATTGGCGTGACCCCTTGAATTTTTACGGCACGAACTACAACGGCCATTTGCTGCTCCGCGATATTGAATTGATTGTCTTTGCCCGCAATGGTTATCCACAGCCGGATATGGAACAACATAAACGCAACGGCTACGCTCCGCTTTACTGGCTTGGTCCGGAACAGGGCTTTAACGGCGTTTATTCAAGTACCGCCATCCGCAGGTCGCTTTTGCTGAATCGGGGGGTGTGCCCGCAGGGTTTGGAACAGTCTGTTTACGATTACATTATCAAGCACGATTTGTACAGGGAATAAAATGGGCAAGGCTCCGTCAGATATGTTCTTTGAGAGCGAAGTGCGCCCGGAATACGAGGGTCGCCTTTTGCTCGATTCCCTCAGCGACCGCTTCACCTATCACAGCCGCGAAGACTGGATTGACCGCTTGTCGCGTGGACTTGTGACGATTAACGGGGCTGTAGCGAACGTGGATACGATTGCGCATCGCGGCGACAAGGTTGTGTACCATGTCGAAAATTACAGCGAGCCAGAAGTCCCGACTGATTTTGAAACGGTCTTTGAAGATGATGAATTTATTCTAGTTGCCAAGCCGGCTGGCGTGCCTGTACACCATACGGGTCGCATTTTCTACAACACGTTTGCAGCGATTATCCGTCGCGAATTTGATTCTGAGACGGCAACACCGATGCACCGCCTAGACCGCGATACGGGTGGACTTATCTTGTTTGCAAGGTATGGCGAAACGGCGGCTCGTTTCCAGAAGAATCTAGACCGCATTTTGCTCCGCAAGTTCTACCTTGCGGTTGTGCGTGGAAAGTTCCCTGAAGGCGAAATCGAATGCAAAATGCCTTTGCGCGAAGACCCGGAAGACCCGATTCGCTTGCGCATGCACCACCGTGTTGATGGCAAGGAATGCTTTACGCGCTTTAAGCTCGTGCGCCATTTGGATTGCCCTGAAATTGCTCCGGAACTATCGCTTGTCGAGGCGGAGCTCATTACGGGGCGTAAACACCAAATTCGTGCGCACCTAGCTGAAATGGGTTACCCGATTGTAGGGGACCGCCTGTATTACCGCGATGGTGAATTTTACCAGAAGCTCGCGCAGGGTGGAGAACTCACTGAGGAGGATTTGAAGGTGCTTGGGGCACGAAACCAGATGCTCTTTGCGTACAAGGTTGAACTGCAACTCCCTTACTGGAAGGAACCGCGCGTTTTTGAAAGCCACGCATACCCCGCTGACATGAAACGACTGCTGAATGGCGATTAAGTAGCTTTTTATTCTGTGAAAGCGGGATTATTATTCAAAAAAAAGATAATAGGAAGTCGTTGAGAGAATAAAGCGTCGGCCACAACCTTTAAAGGCGAGTGCCGCGACCATACTTGTATGGTCATGGTTGAGCCGTAAGGTTGGCGCTTGCGCCAGGATGGGTTTTAGATTTTTCCGAGCTTGGGCCCCGCCCGCATGAAGTTTTCGTTGCTTTTTAAAGCTTTAAATATTGATTTTATGCTAAAAATCTCGATTTTACGTTATTTTTGTAGAAATTCTAAATTTTTTAGGCTAACTTCTTTGTATTTTATGCACATGAAATTTTCATTCCTTCCTAAAGTATTGTTGTGTCTGGGGCTTTTTGGCGTTTTTGCCGTTGCCCAAGAAACGGTAGAAAGCGTTCGTCGCCAAATTAAGACGGTCGAAGCCGAAACCGCTCGCGAAAAATCTATGCACGAAGCCGAAAAGAAGCGCCATGCCGAATTCGTTGAAGTCGGTCGCAAAAAGGTGCAGAACCTCTCGGCCCAGAACAAGTCCTTGAAAGCCGAAATTGATTCGCTCAAGGTCGAACTCAAGAAAATTTCAGCGGCCCGTTCCAAGACGAACGGCTCGATCCGCTATTTCGAAAACCGCAAGACGAAGTACGCTGATTCTCTTGCGACGGTCATCGATTCTCTCGTGCCGTTCTTTGAATCGGATTTCCCGTACCGCACGGACGAAGCCGTCAAGAACATCCAGGAAATTGCAAGCATGTTGCACAAGGGCCTGATCGAAACGGACGACGCTCTGAACCGTACGATGGAAGTCTTTTACGACCGCATCCGCCTGGGTTACACCACCGAAGTTTGGAAGGGCTTCTTGCAGGTGGATGCTCGCAACGTGGCTGGAACGTATTTGCGCTACGGCGCTGTTGCCTCGATTTTCGTCAGCAATGACGGTAACGATGTCTTATTCCTCACTCGTAACGGTCTCGGCTACTCCTGGAAGAACGTCTCCGAAGACCTCACGATGCGCACAGTCCTTAAGGACGTGATGAAGGTTGCCGAAGGCAAGACCGCTCCAAGACTAGTGACTATCCCAGTATCTTTCCCGAAGGAGGCTAACTAATGAGCTTCCGTAATTTTACCGCATTTGTATTTGCCGCAAGCCTCGTGGCGCTCACGCCGACCGCAACACTTGCTCAGCAGAATATGACAGTCGATGCCGTCAAGAAGCGCGCCGAACTCAACAGCGCGAAGGCCGACCTCGAAGAAGCCCGCCGCAAGCGCGACATGGCCGTTGCCGCCCGCTGGAAGGACCGCGAAACGTTCAACAAGGAACGTGAACTCTTCAATGAAAAGTATCAGCTCGGCAAGGAACGCGTGGACGCCTTGATGTCCGAACGCACCCGCTTGCTCGAAGACGTGCGTGTGGCTCGCGAAGACTTGGCCCAGGTCAAGCTCCAGGCCGAAAAGGCCCGTGCCGAATACCTCTCGCTCGCTGCAGGTCCGGAACGCTTGGAAATGCTTGCCAAGTTCCAGGAACAGGGCGTACCGTTCAAGGTTGCTGAACGCATCGAAGCGCAGAACAAGGTCAAGAAAGAGATGGGACTTTACCGCGATGACCCGCTCCGCATTGCCCGCTCGTTGCTCGAAGTCGCGAAGAAAGAAATGAAGTTTACGCGTGAAGTTCGCACCGAAAAGGCGGACCTCATGTTCGGAAGCTCGGTTGCCGAAGGCGACCGCATGCGTTTGGGCGGCCTCTTTGCCATGCAGATGGCGAAGGTCACCGACATTAACGGTTTCCATCCGTCGGCTTTGATGCTCCCGGTTGCAGGCGAAAAGAAGCGCGTCTATAGCTGGCAAGAAAATCTTTCTCCCGAAACGCGCAAGGACGTGGCGAAGGCTTTTGCTAGCGCTAATGATTCCGCTTTCGTGATGGTGCCGGTCGATGTGCTCCTCAGCACCGAACTTTCGAGCGAACTTGCAAACCACCAGGAAACCACGTGGAAAGAAGACTTTGCTGAATTTTTCCACAACGGTGGCATTCTGATGTACCCGATTGCAACGCTCTTTATCCTCGGCCTTATTATCTTCCTCGTGCGCCTTGTTTGGCTCCTTGTGCTTGGTTTTGGTGGCCGTGGAGCCCGCAATGCGGTAAAGGCTCTCGCAAATCGCGACCTCCGTCTTGCAACTGCTGAATCCCAAAGTGCTCATGGTGAAGTGGGCAAGGTGTTGCGCTCCGTGCTTGGTAAGAATTTCAAGGACCGCGCGAGTGCCGAAAAGTCTCTCGAAGTCCTGTTCGCAGGCGAAGTGCCGAAGCTCGAAATGGGCCTCAGCTGGATTTCCGTGTTTGCATCGACTGCTCCGCTCCTCGGCCTTTTGGGTACCGTTATGGGTATGATTGAACTTTTCAATGTCATTACTATGCACGGCACGAGCGACCCGAAACTTTTGGCAGGCGGTATTTCCATTGCCCTCGTGACGACGGAAGCAGGCCTTATCGTGGCTATCCCGCTCCAGCTCTTGCACACGCTCCTCGTGAACATCTCGGATTCTGTCCGTACCCGTATGGAAAAGACGGGCCTTGCCGTTCTCAACGCTATCTGGATTAAGGAAAAGTAATGGACGAATACTCCGTCATCGAAGCGACCATGAGCATCCTGCTGCGCGGCGGCTGGGTGTTGCTCCCGCTATTCCTGATTGGGTGGCTGGGCTGGTTCTTGATGTTTGAACGATTTGGCTATTACCTTATGCTGAAAGGGCGTTCGACCACGAAGTTCTTCAAGGACTTGGACACGGTGGGCGAGGAGGCTGCATTTGCAAAACTCCGCAAGCGTCGCTTTGGCTACTTCTTGGCTCTGGTCGAAAACGTGCGCAAATACCGCAATGATGGCCCTGTGGCTGTGCGCAATGCGATGCTTGCGACGCGTCACGAACTGGACGTGAGCCTTTCCAAGTCGCTCAAGACGATTGTGACTTGTGCCTCGATTGCTCCGCTCCTCGGACTTCTGGGAACGGTATCTGGCATGGTGCATACGTTCGAGACGATTAAGCAATTTGGCTTTGGAAACCCGGTGCTCTTGGCCGATGGCATTTCCGAAGCGCTCCTCACGACGCAGGCGGGTTTGCTTGTCGCTTTCCCGTTGATGTTAGTTTATAACTATCTCGAAAGACGAGTGGATTCTATTGGTGATTTTGCCTGGGGTGAAGCGCTCAAGTTCGAAGAACGTTGCTTTGCCAAGGAGGTTGAATGAGTTTTATCCGTAAACGTTCAAGAAGCGGTGGAGGCATAGATGTCTCTCCGATGCTCGATATGGTGTTCATCCTTTTGATCTTCTTCATCGTGACTTCGACGTTCACGCGCGAAACCGGCGTGGATGTGACGAAGCCTAAAGCGAGTACCGCAAAGGAACTTGCGAAAGAAAGCATTTTGATTGGAGTCACCCGTCAGGGGACCATCCACATCAACGAGACGCAGGTGAACCTCTCGACTTTGCAGACCGTGCTCCGCCAGATGATGGCTGAAGCTCCGGATCGCCCGGTGATTATCGTGAGCGACCGTGACGCCCCCAACGGAGTCGTGGTTGATATTCTCGATGAATGTAATTTGGCGAAGGTGAGAAAAGTCTCCATTTCCGCGAATAAGGAGGAGTGATGGTTAGACGAAAGAACGGAGCTTCGCTCCTACAGACTAGAGACGAGAGAAATGGGGAAAGCTTTCCCCTCGCTCGTACTTTGTTACTCGCTACCCCTTCTAGCAGGGGCTCAATCGCCGCCCCCGCAACGCCCCGCTTTATGCATATGCAAATTTCTTTCATGAAAAAATCATCTCTCGTCCCTCGTCTCTCGTCTCTCGTCTAAATCCATGCTTGACTTTATAGCGAAATATTTCCGATTCCCGGTGGCGTTTGTGCTCTCGTTTGTTGTGGGTGCAGTATTTTTCCTTGCGATCCCGGTCATCAACGTGTTGTTCTTCGATAAAGGCGTGAAGTCCGAAAAAGTTCTCGAAGAAGTGACCGAAGTTGAAGTTCTCGTGAGTGAGAAAAAGCCCGAAGTGAAGCAGAAGGTCATCCGTACGGTGGCAACTCCGAATACGTTCAAGGTTTCGGCGCACATGGGCGTTTCTCGCAGCCAGAATTTTCAGATGGATTTATCGCTTGCCCGTGGTGCCGCTGGCGATGGTGTCGCCGTCGATGCTGGCACGATGGAAAACGTGATTTATGAGGCTGGCGAAGTGGATGAACAGGCGCAAGTGCTCCGTGAAATCCAGCCGAAGTTTCCAGAACGCGCCAAGAAAATGGGCGTCTCGGGTTACGTGAAAGTATTTATTGTGATTGATGTGAACGGCGATGTTTCGCAGGCTCAGGTGCTGACGCAGGACCCGGCAGGCTATGGCTTTGATATCGAAGCGCTCAAGGCTATTCGCCAGTGGAAGTTCTCTCCGGCGCAGTTACGCGGCTTCCCAGTAGCGCAAAAAGCTACAAAGGAGTTCCGTTTTGTTAAGTAATTTTAATTACAAATTTGGGAACTCTTTGTGTGGCTGTCATTCCCGACTCGATCGGGAATCTCCTATTTCTTTCGCAAAGAAGCTCTTCCTACTTCCTACAGTCTACTTCTTACTGCTGTTACTGTTGCCGTTAAACAGCTTTGCTGCTGATGATTTCTTCTTCAAGGCGAACGAACTTTATGACCAGGGGCGTTACAAGGAATCGGTGAAGTATTACCGTGCCGCGATTGACGATGGCCGTTACGAGCCGTTTGCATGGTTCAACTTGGGCAATGCTCTAGTGCAGCTCGGCAAAAAAGAAGTCGCGATGGTTGCGTACAAACGCACTGTCGAACTGCTCCCGGATTTTGTGAAGGCTTGGATGCTCCTTGGCGATTTGTATTACCTCGCCGAATCTCCGAGCGATGCGATTGTCGCCTACAACCGTGCGATTGAACTCGGGACGGAAACGGACCACATCCATTTTGCCCTTGCGGAATGTTATATGAAAGGCAGCGACTGGACGCTTGCCCAAAAGCATTTTGAACGCGCTTTGGCGTTGAATCCGGACCGCATGGATGCCTGGTATGGCCTTGCCGAAGTCTATGAAAAGCTTGGCGATTACGAGTATGCCGTGAAAACGCTCAAGAATGCGCTCCAGATGACAGCGACTGCTGGCGCCGACGTGCATTACACGCTCTCG
Coding sequences:
- a CDS encoding MotA/TolQ/ExbB proton channel family protein translates to MSFRNFTAFVFAASLVALTPTATLAQQNMTVDAVKKRAELNSAKADLEEARRKRDMAVAARWKDRETFNKERELFNEKYQLGKERVDALMSERTRLLEDVRVAREDLAQVKLQAEKARAEYLSLAAGPERLEMLAKFQEQGVPFKVAERIEAQNKVKKEMGLYRDDPLRIARSLLEVAKKEMKFTREVRTEKADLMFGSSVAEGDRMRLGGLFAMQMAKVTDINGFHPSALMLPVAGEKKRVYSWQENLSPETRKDVAKAFASANDSAFVMVPVDVLLSTELSSELANHQETTWKEDFAEFFHNGGILMYPIATLFILGLIIFLVRLVWLLVLGFGGRGARNAVKALANRDLRLATAESQSAHGEVGKVLRSVLGKNFKDRASAEKSLEVLFAGEVPKLEMGLSWISVFASTAPLLGLLGTVMGMIELFNVITMHGTSDPKLLAGGISIALVTTEAGLIVAIPLQLLHTLLVNISDSVRTRMEKTGLAVLNAIWIKEK
- a CDS encoding tetratricopeptide repeat protein; this translates as MPLNSFAADDFFFKANELYDQGRYKESVKYYRAAIDDGRYEPFAWFNLGNALVQLGKKEVAMVAYKRTVELLPDFVKAWMLLGDLYYLAESPSDAIVAYNRAIELGTETDHIHFALAECYMKGSDWTLAQKHFERALALNPDRMDAWYGLAEVYEKLGDYEYAVKTLKNALQMTATAGADVHYTLSYYYRSMDSTRLALNEMENGIMMDPENVSARRYLAQMYVKNESPWMAIFTLEEGLRHKKGIADLNLDLGQIYFTQKRYDEAFECYMKAWRAGNSQGRIGAENVGHIFSNAGDTEKAETLYARIRDKK
- a CDS encoding DUF3450 family protein, giving the protein MKFSFLPKVLLCLGLFGVFAVAQETVESVRRQIKTVEAETAREKSMHEAEKKRHAEFVEVGRKKVQNLSAQNKSLKAEIDSLKVELKKISAARSKTNGSIRYFENRKTKYADSLATVIDSLVPFFESDFPYRTDEAVKNIQEIASMLHKGLIETDDALNRTMEVFYDRIRLGYTTEVWKGFLQVDARNVAGTYLRYGAVASIFVSNDGNDVLFLTRNGLGYSWKNVSEDLTMRTVLKDVMKVAEGKTAPRLVTIPVSFPKEAN
- a CDS encoding nicotinate-nicotinamide nucleotide adenylyltransferase, whose translation is MKNVAVLGGAFDPVHKDHMRVARTCLDRGFCDEVWFMPSPDRWDKQLNASPEDRFAMLKLAFSGDKRLFLSDLEIQQGDYRGSYVFLMSLKEKFPEINFRLLTGADTYEGIPHWRDPLNFYGTNYNGHLLLRDIELIVFARNGYPQPDMEQHKRNGYAPLYWLGPEQGFNGVYSSTAIRRSLLLNRGVCPQGLEQSVYDYIIKHDLYRE
- a CDS encoding energy transducer TonB, which encodes MLDFIAKYFRFPVAFVLSFVVGAVFFLAIPVINVLFFDKGVKSEKVLEEVTEVEVLVSEKKPEVKQKVIRTVATPNTFKVSAHMGVSRSQNFQMDLSLARGAAGDGVAVDAGTMENVIYEAGEVDEQAQVLREIQPKFPERAKKMGVSGYVKVFIVIDVNGDVSQAQVLTQDPAGYGFDIEALKAIRQWKFSPAQLRGFPVAQKATKEFRFVK
- a CDS encoding RluA family pseudouridine synthase, with the protein product MGKAPSDMFFESEVRPEYEGRLLLDSLSDRFTYHSREDWIDRLSRGLVTINGAVANVDTIAHRGDKVVYHVENYSEPEVPTDFETVFEDDEFILVAKPAGVPVHHTGRIFYNTFAAIIRREFDSETATPMHRLDRDTGGLILFARYGETAARFQKNLDRILLRKFYLAVVRGKFPEGEIECKMPLREDPEDPIRLRMHHRVDGKECFTRFKLVRHLDCPEIAPELSLVEAELITGRKHQIRAHLAEMGYPIVGDRLYYRDGEFYQKLAQGGELTEEDLKVLGARNQMLFAYKVELQLPYWKEPRVFESHAYPADMKRLLNGD
- a CDS encoding ExbD/TolR family protein, giving the protein MSFIRKRSRSGGGIDVSPMLDMVFILLIFFIVTSTFTRETGVDVTKPKASTAKELAKESILIGVTRQGTIHINETQVNLSTLQTVLRQMMAEAPDRPVIIVSDRDAPNGVVVDILDECNLAKVRKVSISANKEE
- a CDS encoding MotA/TolQ/ExbB proton channel family protein codes for the protein MDEYSVIEATMSILLRGGWVLLPLFLIGWLGWFLMFERFGYYLMLKGRSTTKFFKDLDTVGEEAAFAKLRKRRFGYFLALVENVRKYRNDGPVAVRNAMLATRHELDVSLSKSLKTIVTCASIAPLLGLLGTVSGMVHTFETIKQFGFGNPVLLADGISEALLTTQAGLLVAFPLMLVYNYLERRVDSIGDFAWGEALKFEERCFAKEVE